The window ATGATCTCGACCGTACCGCGTCTTATTGTTTCAAGCTGTTTTTCGGGTGAAAGCATAGTCGTTATGATACCCGCTGAAGGGAAGCTCAGTCAATTTGGGAACAACATAGTATGCAAAACAAAAGGCAGCTTCGACTGTCAAGATTTGCGTCAATTAGTATATAATGACTTCCAAGATACCTATGTCCGCAATCGTCGTTATACCTGCCCGCTACGCATCGACCCGTTTCCCGGGTAAGCCTCTTGCACTCCTCAAAGGCATGCCCCTTATCCAGCATGTATATCAGAACTCTCTCAATGCCCGGCTGGCCGGCGAGGTGATCGTCGCAACCGACAGCGAGACGATCTTTGAAACCGTAATGTCCTTTGGCGGCAAAGCGGTCATAACCTCGCCTGATCATCAGTCGGGTACGGACAGAATCGCTGAGGTTGCAGCAGCAATGAATTGTGATATAATGGTCAATGTCCAGGGGGATGAACCCCTCATCAGGCCTGAGATGATCGATGCGGTCATCTCTGTTCTTGACGACAAAAGGGCATCTCTCGGCACACTGGCTATACCGATTCGAGACAGCAGAGAAATCTTCGACCCCAATGTGGTAAAAGTTGTATTTGATTCTGAAGGGTTTGCATGGTATTTCTCGCGTGCTCCGATCCCCTATCACCGGGACGAATGGAATGGCCCCCTGGCGCAGAGCAGGGAGCTAAGGACAAAGAGCGATCTGGTCGTGCATGACTGTTATAAACATATTGGGATTTACAGCTACCGGCGCGATGTGTTGCTTAAGCTCTCATCGCTGCCGCCAGCGCGGCTTGAAAACATCGAAAAACTCGAGCAGCTCAGGGCAATAGAAACCGGGTTCAGGATAAAGGTCAGGGAAACGTCATTTGAAACAATCGGGGTGGATACGCCCCAAGACTTAGAAAGGGTAGAACAATGTCTAAATTCATCTTCATAACCGGCGGGGTCTTATCATCATTAGGAAAGGGGATCGCGGCTGCATCCATCGGCGCATTGCTCGAAGCAGGCGGCCTCAGGGTAACGATCCAGAAGCTTGATCCGTATATCAATGTTGACCCAGGCACCTTAAGCCCGTTTCAGCACGGAGAGGTCTTTGTCTCCGATGATGGAGCTGAGGCTGACCTTGACCTCGGCCATTATGAGCGGTTCACCCATATCAGGACATCGCAGAAAAATAATTTCACCACAGGAAAGATCTATTACAATGTCATCTCCAAAGAGCGGCGCGGCGACTACCTCGGCGATACGGTCCAGGTAGTACCCCATATTACCGACGAGATCAAGCAGGCGATCAAGTCTGTCGGGGAAGGCAACGACGTTGTCATTGTCGAGATCGGCGGCACAGTCGGCGATATCGAGAGCCTGCCGTTTCTCGAGGCGATCAGGCAGATGAGATATGATGTGGGCAAGGAAAACTGCCTCTACGTGCATCTGACCCTTGTTCCCTATATCAAGACCTCCGGCGAGCTCAAGACTAAGCCGACCCAGCACAGCGTAAAGGAGCTGCGTGCTATCGGTATCCAGCCGGACATCCTGCTCTGCAGAACTGACCGGCTCATCCCGCCTGAGGCAAAAAAGAAGATAGCGATCCACTGCAACCTTGAAACAGACGCAGTCATCAATGCAATCGACGTAGACACCATATACGAAGTGCCCCTTGCGCTCAATGCGGAGGGTATCGAGCAGCTTATCGTCAAAAAGC of the Nitrospirota bacterium genome contains:
- the kdsB gene encoding 3-deoxy-manno-octulosonate cytidylyltransferase, whose protein sequence is MSAIVVIPARYASTRFPGKPLALLKGMPLIQHVYQNSLNARLAGEVIVATDSETIFETVMSFGGKAVITSPDHQSGTDRIAEVAAAMNCDIMVNVQGDEPLIRPEMIDAVISVLDDKRASLGTLAIPIRDSREIFDPNVVKVVFDSEGFAWYFSRAPIPYHRDEWNGPLAQSRELRTKSDLVVHDCYKHIGIYSYRRDVLLKLSSLPPARLENIEKLEQLRAIETGFRIKVRETSFETIGVDTPQDLERVEQCLNSSS